A region of the Canis aureus isolate CA01 chromosome 5, VMU_Caureus_v.1.0, whole genome shotgun sequence genome:
TGGCCTTCAGCACAACAGCATTCATACCACTGGCGGAAGCAAGGATCAGCAAGAGAGAGTTCATGTCTTTTGAGTGTTTAAGTGTTGTCTCACTTCAGACATCCCCAACTACTTGTGGAGTAAGAAATAGCATTTCCAGTTTAGAGGTAAAGAAACAGCTGCCAGCTTAGGGACATCCTCAAGGTCTGCTAGAAATGCATggtggaggggcgcctgggtggctcagtgaaccggtgggcgtctgccttcagcgcaggtcatgatctcaggatcctgggatgagccccacctccagctccctgttcagagggagtctgcttctccctctccctccaccccaccctacTTGTtctatctgtctctcaaataaataaattaaaaaaaaaaaagcgaaaagaaaagaaatgcaaggtGGAGCTGGCTTTGAACCCAGGTCTACTAGGTTCTACATTCTTCAGCTGCCCATTGACCTGTCACCTTCCATAGGGGTGATTCAGGATTTCAAGCTCTTGCCCAGTTCTGAGCTTGATAAGATAGAGAGACAGAGCTGGAGCTGGGGGAGAGATGGGGATCCATCTGTTCATCTCTACCCCCAACCCAGGCCTTCTTTCCCACAGTTGAAGTCCTGGCCCTAGCTACAGATGACACACAGTGACCTTGGGCCTGAAAAAATGACTGCAGAGACCTTGTTGGGAAACAGAGAGGGCCTTTATTGAAGAGCTTGGAGGTCTGTGAGTTTCTCCCCTTCTCCAACCTCTCTTCCCCAATCTAGGGCAGCAAGGGTAACAGGATGCTGGGGCTTTATGCTCCCAGAGAACTGAGGGAGCCCCGCCCCTAGCaaccctcccaccaccccttgcCAGGTGTTGGCACCTTTGAGgcacccctcccttcccccttcccaagaggtCCCAGGAGGCAAGCAAGTGCCCCTCAGCAGAGGGTGAAGCGCCGGGCACTGATGTTCATGCGGGTGAGGCCGAGGTGCCGCAGCGGCGGGGCCAAGGCGAGGCCGGCCCcaggctccagctccagctccagctcagcCTCGTCCAGCAGCTCTTGGTGCAGGTGACAGGCTTGGTCCACCTTCAGCTGGTGCAGCTGGGCGCGCAGGCGGAGCAGCTGCCCGGCCAGCTGCCGGTCCTGAGCCTGCATCTCCTGCTGCAGCAGAGAGGAGGCGTGAGGCTGCCTGACGGGTCCTCAGCCACTCGCATCAGTCTTCCCTTCCTGTCAACACCCTGGGTCTTTGCACAGGCTgtgtcttccccaccccccatcgCCCCAGCTTGAGCCCTCCCCAACGTCCAGATCTTGCTCTCAAACTAAGCTAAGGAGCAGTTGTTACACAAACACAGGTGTCTGGTGCCCCACCCCAGGTCAACTAAGCACAATCTCCAATTTGGAGCCTagacatttttttgtttgcaCATGTTGGGTTAAGAGCCACCTGCATAATGCTGGCTTCCTCAGATTCTGCCTACAGTGTGGTCAATGCGTCATTTGTCCCTCCCTGCAACTTTGAGGTATGGCCATTCCCAGAGTAGGGGAGGCTATGCCTTCCCCACTTAAGACCCGTGGCCCTGAAGGGCAGGGCTCTGTCCCCAGAGTCACGGGAGTAGTTGGTAGTAGGTAGATTGGATGGAATCCTGCTTCAGCAAGTATCCCTGAATAAATCGCTGGAGGAGTCCATTCACGGCTCCTCAGCCCCAGGACAAAGCCAAGGAGTAGGCAGTTGCTAGAGGTGAGGCCCATTCTCATGCCCTCCCCAAACCCATGTTTCTTGGGTCCTAAGGATGACTGCCCACCCTACCCAACTCACCAGCTCCCGTCGGAGCCACTCAAGGGCAGAGTCCATTGAGTCGAATCCGCAgagggccccagggccccccagcCCAGGTCTGGTTTGGGTCCTGTGCCAGGCCTGGCTCTGAACTCGGGCTGTCCACTCCAGGTATGAGGGCCGCCGTGTCTGCAGCTGCAGCTTGGCCGTCAGTGCCTTCACAGAGTCCAggctctcttcctcctcatcctcttcattttcttcacctAGTGCCTGGAATTTCAGTGGCCCCAGGGACATGGTGGGTTTGGAGTGGGTGACAGGGCAAGGCTGCAGCCCTGGGAATTTGGGAAAGGCTGGCAGTATTGCTGGGGAGTGGTGGCAGGAGAGAGCTGTTCCAGGGAGTGTGTGATGGTGAATGTTCAAGGTGGGTCAGAGAGGCTGAGTGTGTCAGGGAGGGCGAATAGAGGGGTATGGAAGGCCGAGTGTGCAAGAGCTGGGATTTTCCTGGCCTGCAACTCTGGGGAGCCACGTGACGCCCATCCGGATGGCGGAGGAGCagggctcctcctgccccttgGATGAATTTTATTGTCTTTGCCCAGAAGGAGACACCCTGTTCCCAGAAAGGAAGTTGCTCCAGGATGAGAAAAGCATCATCCACACTAAAGTCTTGGCCTTCTTCCCAAGACCCAAGTTAAGGGGGTGGGAGTGGATTGAAGTTTGGTAAGGTGCCCTCTCTCCTCACTCATGACACTTAGACAAGTCACTGACTCTATGGGGACAGATCAATGATTTCAACCTGTACTCTCAGGAACTTTAGGTTCCCTTGGAAATCCCTCAGGAGGTCTGTATGTGATAAAGACAGAGCTGTGGCTGGGTTCCTAGACTGGCCtatccctgcccctgccagggcTTCAACCAGAGctgttccctttttaaaattttgtatttatctatAACATACACGCAGAAAATTTCACACATCATAATTAAGGACATGCCTTGCTGAATTCTCCCCAACTGAACCCACTTATGTACCCAGCACCCAGACAGAACAACTGAGCATTACCAGCATCCAGGAAGTGCTCCTGGTCTGTGACTACTCTcccaatttctttctctctttctttctttctttctttctttctttctttctttctttctttctttctttctttctttcttctttctttctttctttctctttctttcttctttctttctttctttctttctttctttctctttctttcttctttctttctttctttctctttctttcttctttctttctttctttctttctttctttctctttctttcttctttctttctttctttctttctttcttctttctttctttctttctttctttctttctttctttctttcttctttctttctttctttctctttcttctttctttctttctttctttctttcttctttctttctttctttctttctttctttctttctttctttctttctttttactcttcCAATTTCTGACAGTGAAGATtagtttgcctatttttttttaaagattttatttatttatttgagagagagcacaagcaggggaaacagcaaagagagagggagaagcagaagcaggctccctgcttaggggagggctctatcccaggacccttgtatcatgacctgagccaaaggcagacatttgactgactgaaccacccaggtactcctagtTTCGTCCTTTTTTATGTACTTTCCAATGGTTCTCACACTTTCTTGTGCAAGAGAATCTCCTGAAAAACTTGTTTAAAGAGACACATGGGTTGGGGCACATTTCTAACGAATTCCCAGCCCATTTGGTTCGGATTTTTACAATTTACACTCTTTTACATCTAGTTCCTTTCACAGACTACTTCGATTTTATGTTTATACTATGGGTATCcacctgatttcttttctttgtgtatggtttttgttgttgttgttgtttgtttgtttgtttattattcaagagagacacaaagagagaggcagagacagaggcaaagggagaagcaggctcctcccagggagcccagggagcccgatgtgggactccatcccaggacctggggatcaggccctgagccgaagaaggtagaaggtagacgctcaaccactgagccacccaggtgtccctctgagtgtgtgtttgtgtgtgttttaaaagaaagGTTTTGCATACATGTGCACCTACACCAAGCCTGGAACCCAGTGGTCCAAAAGGCTCTTTAAAGGTAtggtcttttttattcttcttgataaTCAACACTTAACACGATGTAGGCATTAGtgtttaagaaatgaaagaatttttttttaaatttttatttatttatgatagtcacagagagagagagagagagagaggcagagacataggcagagggagaagcagactccaagcaccgggagcccgacatgggattcgatcctgggtctccaggatcgcaccctgggccaaaggcaggcgctaaaccgctgcgccactcagggatccctgaaagaattttttttaagtgaaataataattggatggatggataaatggatggatgagtcCTCCAGTAAATCCTTGCAACTCTTGTAATTTATCAGTTTAGCTGTATCTCTTGCCAGACCACACTCTGGTCTAGTGAACAGAACCTTCCTCCAATATCCTTGGGTCCCCTCACTAAATACAGTGTCCAGCTTAGTGTATGGGCCATTCAAATTTGGTTGAAGGATGAAGTGATAGGAGACTGAGCTTTGGAGGGCAGGACTAAGCCAGAAGTGGTCTCTACAGCGCCCTCAGGCTGGGATTTCCAGctgcggtgggggaggggcaccagcTACACAGCTGCTTGCACTTAAGGTGGACTGAGGGATTTCCCCCACCCAGCCTCCGCTATAAGGGGAGGAAGTAGATAGTTCCCAGTTTCACACCTACCCTTTCCACCCTTCTACCAGGGTACACAAGAAGagatggtatttttcttttttaagtcagtGAGAGTGCCAgcacctgttaaaaaaaaaaatgttgagtgcCACCTGCGACCAAGGCACGAGGTAAAGGGCTTTAAGCAAGATTAttctccccatttcacagatggatgAAATTGAGGTTTCCTTAAAAGGTTCGGGCCCGGGGTCCTGGCTCAGAGGTGCTGGCAGTAGGAGGGGGACATTCCTGTGAAACCGTTCGATCACTTCCTCCAAGGGGCCTCCTTAACAGCTGTCCAGCCGGCGTCGCCAGCTGCCCAGCCAGTTCCCGTCCCTTTAGGAGCCGGAGCCCGCGCTCGCCCCGCCTGACGCTCCTGGAGTCTGTCCTGCTGGGCTCCAGGCCCACGACAGGCGGAATGGAGTTCTCGGAGCTGAGCCCTAGGGGCCAGGCCCAAGCCAAGCTCCTGCGGGGTCCGGGGCGCCCCCACTGCGTGGCGCGCTATGCGTCACCGGCCACCACCTGCTGCTGTCGCCAGGGCCCCAGGTCACTTCAGACCTGTGGCTGCTGCTGTTGCGTAGTGTAGACTCCATCGAGAAGCGGTGAGACGTGGCGGGGGCGTCCCCGTAGTTGCAGAGCTTTCTGCTCcacgggggagggggaagggcaagCACAGTTGGAGCTGGTGCCCCCTTGCATTACGTCCAATCCTAATAAACTCGTTTCTCCTCCCCTGGTAGGGGGGCAGGGGACACTAAGTTCAAGCCCGTCTATCCCCAGGGTCTCGGGTGGCTTCAGCACCATCACGTGGAGCTGTAAGGACCTGCGAGTGTTGCAGCTGGACATGGCGTGGAAGCGACGCTGGACATCGCCGGCTCCGTGGAGGTACGCAAGCCGCGCTCCCCAGGCCCTTAAGCTACCCCTATTTCGTTAGGAGGGGAGTAAACAAGGCCTACTGCGCAAGACGACCCGGCATCCAGTGTTACCGTGGAACACAGCTAATGGCAGGGGATGCGGGGTGCTCTGCAGGATGTGCAGAGCAGGGGCTGCGGAGcggaggggctgggagggcgcGGGCGAGACGATTCCGACTTTGCCCGGATCCCCCGACTTCCTTCCCCAGGCGCTGTCGTCTTTGGAATCGGTCATCActtcctttccattcttctaCCGTCCCAAGGGCTTGAGATTGGGTGACGCCTGGCACTTCCACCCACCCGAACGCTACGAGCGAGTAGCCCGCGAGGTGGGTGCGGTCGCGCGGGCCTGTGGTCGTGCGAGCGCCGCCGCACCTGCAAGGGGCGTGAGGCCCCGGCGCTCCCTGACCGCCCTAACCTGGCCTTCGCCTTTCCCTGCGCGGCAGACCAACGCGTGGCGGCTGAGTGAGGTGAACGAGAACTTCAGCTTGTGCCCCAGTTACCCCCGCGCCGTGATCGTGGCTCGCGCTGTAAAGGACCGGGCCCTGGCGCTCAGCTCCCGCTTCCGCCGGGGAGGCCGCTGCCCGGTGCTCAGCCGCCACCGTGCCCCAGCGAACCGTGGGCCCACCCACCCAGACTCCGCTACTAAGACCAACTGCGGCCCTTCTCGGCCCTTTCCTGCACGGCCGGGCCAATTCGTCGCGCGCCTGCAGCCCGAGCTCCTGCGCTTTCTAGCCGACCCCCAGCCGCCCTCCGacgggccccgccccctgcgccctcccctccccccgcccccgcccctctgcGGGGCTTCCGAGTCTCGCCCatctcgggccccgcccccggcccgtgGGGTCCCTGGAGCCCAGTCGTGTTCCTCAACCCTGGACCCACCCACGTTCTACTCTTCGGGTCGCTTTCCCCCC
Encoded here:
- the FAM167B gene encoding protein FAM167B isoform X2, with protein sequence MSLGPLKFQALGEENEEDEEEESLDSVKALTAKLQLQTRRPSYLEWTARVQSQAWHRTQTRPGLGGPGALCGFDSMDSALEWLRRELEMQAQDRQLAGQLLRLRAQLHQLKVDQACHLHQELLDEAELELELEPGAGLALAPPLRHLGLTRMNISARRFTLC
- the FAM167B gene encoding protein FAM167B isoform X1; translation: MSLGPLKFQALGEENEEDEEEESLDSVKALTAKLQLQTRRPSYLEWTARVQSQAWHRTQTRPGLGGPGALCGFDSMDSALEWLRRELQEMQAQDRQLAGQLLRLRAQLHQLKVDQACHLHQELLDEAELELELEPGAGLALAPPLRHLGLTRMNISARRFTLC